One genomic region from Bacillus sp. SLBN-46 encodes:
- the tadA gene encoding tRNA adenosine(34) deaminase TadA has protein sequence MTVEENLDEYYMSEAIKEAKKAEELMEVPIGAVLVMEDRIISRAHNLREREQNAVAHAELIAIEQACREIGSWRLEDATLYVTLEPCPMCSGAIILSRVKRVVYGASDPKGGCAGTLMNLLQDDRFNHQSEVTKGVLEGECGRLLSEFFRGLRERKKLEKQQRNEKE, from the coding sequence ATGACGGTGGAAGAAAACCTAGATGAATACTATATGAGTGAAGCAATAAAGGAAGCCAAAAAGGCGGAGGAACTAATGGAGGTTCCAATTGGAGCTGTGCTTGTCATGGAGGATAGAATTATTTCCCGGGCACATAACTTGCGTGAAAGGGAGCAGAATGCTGTCGCACATGCAGAACTTATTGCGATCGAACAAGCCTGCCGGGAAATAGGATCCTGGCGGTTGGAGGATGCAACCTTATATGTGACACTTGAGCCATGTCCTATGTGCTCAGGTGCCATTATATTATCGAGGGTAAAAAGAGTCGTATATGGTGCGAGTGACCCGAAAGGCGGATGTGCAGGAACACTCATGAATCTTTTACAGGACGACCGTTTCAATCACCAAAGTGAAGTAACCAAGGGCGTGTTAGAAGGTGAATGCGGCCGATTGCTTTCTGAGTTTTTTAGGGGGCTAAGGGAGAGGAAAAAGCTTGAGAAACAGCAAAGGAACGAAAAGGAATAA
- a CDS encoding isochorismatase family cysteine hydrolase has product MENNYPALIIIDMINNFDFSHGPILAEKALLIAKPIKELKKQFNKHNLPVIFMNDHYNLWQADFNKIIDFCRNDYSQPIFDILLPDDNDYFLIKPKHSAFYETSLTILLNHLKVNTLILTGIAGNICVLFTANDAYMREYPIYVPRDCITSVDEQDNHFALTMMENVLKAKTNPSQHEIYQHYIIYPHPPS; this is encoded by the coding sequence ATGGAGAATAATTATCCTGCACTAATTATTATTGATATGATTAATAACTTTGATTTTTCACATGGTCCCATTTTAGCCGAAAAAGCACTACTAATTGCTAAGCCCATCAAAGAATTAAAAAAACAATTTAATAAACACAATTTACCGGTCATCTTTATGAATGATCATTATAATTTATGGCAGGCTGATTTTAATAAAATCATTGATTTTTGTAGGAACGATTACAGTCAGCCTATTTTTGATATCCTGTTGCCTGATGATAATGATTATTTTTTAATCAAACCAAAGCATTCCGCTTTTTACGAAACCTCTTTAACCATATTGTTAAACCATTTAAAGGTGAATACACTCATCCTAACTGGAATTGCGGGCAATATTTGCGTGCTATTTACTGCAAATGATGCCTATATGCGCGAATATCCCATTTATGTCCCTCGTGATTGTATTACCTCTGTTGACGAGCAGGATAACCACTTTGCTCTAACAATGATGGAGAATGTACTCAAAGCCAAAACCAATCCTAGTCAGCATGAAATTTATCAACATTATATCATTTATCCTCACCCTCCCTCATAA
- a CDS encoding glycoside hydrolase family 18 protein, producing MQIHVIRRNESLTTIARAYHTTVNDIIEANELPNPNDLVVGQSIVIPIIGRFYFVQPGDSLFSIARKVGVPYQELANINRINVNQPLNVGFRLYIPQGRKRNAEFNAYVEPRGTTVAPVLENSAREAAPYLTYLAPFSFQARRDGTLKEPLLNNFPAIARTNRNVLMMVINNQENDQFSDELGRILLNDIAIQDKFLNNIVATAKKYGFRDIHFDFEFLRPADREAYNNFLRKAKQRFKNEGWLMSTALAPKTSATQKGKWYEGHDYKAHGEISDFVVIMTYEWGYSGGPAMAVSPIDSVRKVLEYAITEMPSNKILMGQNLYGYDWTLPFVQGSVAKAVSPQQAIQLAAKYNVPIQYDTKAEAPFFKYKDEAGKDHEVWFEDARSIQAKFDLIKELNIRGMSYWKLGLSFPQNWLLIVDNFNVTKRGT from the coding sequence ATGCAAATCCATGTTATAAGAAGGAACGAGTCATTAACCACGATTGCAAGAGCCTACCATACGACCGTTAACGATATTATTGAAGCAAATGAATTACCGAATCCAAATGACCTGGTAGTAGGACAGTCCATTGTCATTCCAATTATCGGCCGCTTTTATTTCGTCCAACCGGGGGATTCCTTATTTTCTATTGCTAGAAAAGTAGGCGTCCCTTATCAAGAGCTTGCAAACATTAATCGAATTAACGTAAATCAGCCGCTCAATGTTGGATTCCGTCTTTATATCCCACAAGGTCGAAAAAGAAACGCTGAGTTTAATGCCTATGTAGAGCCGCGAGGGACAACAGTTGCGCCTGTTTTAGAGAATAGTGCCAGGGAAGCTGCACCGTATTTAACCTATTTAGCCCCATTTAGTTTTCAAGCGCGCCGTGATGGAACCTTGAAAGAACCTTTACTGAATAATTTCCCCGCTATCGCAAGGACTAATCGTAACGTATTAATGATGGTTATTAACAATCAAGAAAATGATCAGTTTAGTGATGAGCTCGGGCGAATTCTATTGAACGACATCGCCATTCAAGATAAATTTCTCAATAATATAGTAGCAACCGCTAAAAAATATGGATTCCGCGATATTCACTTTGACTTTGAATTTTTGCGGCCGGCCGACCGTGAGGCTTACAACAACTTTTTGCGCAAGGCAAAACAACGCTTTAAAAACGAAGGATGGCTTATGTCAACTGCCCTTGCCCCAAAGACCAGTGCCACACAAAAAGGAAAATGGTATGAAGGGCATGATTACAAGGCACACGGAGAAATTTCTGACTTTGTGGTGATTATGACGTATGAATGGGGCTATAGCGGCGGCCCCGCGATGGCCGTATCTCCTATTGACTCAGTAAGGAAAGTTTTAGAGTATGCTATAACCGAAATGCCTTCTAATAAAATTCTTATGGGGCAAAATCTATATGGCTATGATTGGACGCTTCCTTTTGTTCAAGGGTCCGTGGCGAAGGCTGTCAGTCCGCAGCAGGCCATTCAACTTGCGGCCAAATATAATGTGCCGATTCAATATGATACAAAAGCAGAAGCTCCCTTCTTCAAATATAAAGACGAGGCTGGCAAGGACCATGAAGTTTGGTTTGAGGATGCCCGCTCCATCCAGGCTAAATTTGATCTAATCAAAGAGTTAAATATACGAGGAATGAGTTATTGGAAGCTCGGTTTATCGTTCCCACAGAATTGGCTGTTAATCGTAGATAATTTCAACGTCACAAAACGAGGAACATAA
- a CDS encoding deoxynucleoside kinase — MGDTPFITVEGPIGVGKTSLAKAISEQFQFALLKEIVDENPFLGKFYDNIEEWSFQTEMFFLCNRFKQLGDINTHYLSQNQSVVADYHIFKNLIFAQRTLNPEEYQKYYKIYQILTEDMPKPNVIIYLNASLDTLLKRIKLRGREVEKNISPLYLEQLSIDYENAIAIFEKEHPEIPVLRFSGDELDFVQNENDLNHIIEKLTLSLKTCSWTNI; from the coding sequence ATGGGGGATACACCCTTTATTACGGTTGAAGGGCCGATTGGTGTTGGGAAGACATCGCTCGCAAAAGCCATTTCAGAGCAATTTCAATTTGCTTTACTTAAAGAGATTGTGGATGAAAACCCATTTTTAGGGAAGTTTTATGACAACATTGAGGAGTGGAGTTTCCAGACGGAAATGTTCTTCCTTTGCAATCGCTTTAAGCAATTAGGGGACATCAATACCCATTACCTAAGTCAAAATCAATCTGTTGTTGCAGACTATCATATTTTTAAAAATTTGATTTTTGCACAAAGAACATTAAATCCGGAAGAATACCAAAAATATTATAAGATTTATCAAATTCTTACCGAAGATATGCCAAAGCCTAATGTCATTATTTATTTAAATGCCAGCTTAGATACTTTGTTAAAAAGAATCAAGCTTAGAGGGCGCGAGGTTGAAAAAAATATTAGCCCGTTATATTTAGAACAGCTCTCTATCGACTATGAAAATGCCATAGCGATTTTTGAAAAAGAACATCCAGAAATACCTGTTCTTCGCTTTAGCGGCGATGAGTTGGATTTCGTGCAAAACGAAAATGATTTAAACCATATTATTGAAAAGTTAACCTTATCGTTAAAGACTTGCAGCTGGACAAACATATAG
- a CDS encoding deoxynucleoside kinase, whose translation MSIVIGGMIGLGKTSVADTLNAHFKNKGIESKVFYESVDDNPILPLYYELTPEELDARRIPFLLQLFFLNKRFKTVKDCINWSEPIYTIQDRSIYEDWYFAYVNKNLGRISSLEFKIYEDLVDNMLEELQELPKKAPDLMVYLKGSFDTVIDRIMARGRSFEINPELKEYYFEVWKGYDEWVMNQYAASEVLVIDMDTTDVVKSQADAERVCREVDEKLKAILNLTEAHIG comes from the coding sequence GTGAGTATCGTTATTGGTGGTATGATTGGTCTAGGGAAAACCAGTGTGGCTGATACCTTAAATGCACACTTTAAAAATAAAGGAATTGAAAGTAAGGTGTTTTATGAATCGGTGGATGATAACCCCATCCTTCCTCTTTATTATGAGTTGACACCTGAAGAATTAGATGCAAGAAGGATTCCGTTCCTCTTACAATTATTTTTCTTAAACAAACGATTTAAGACAGTAAAAGATTGTATTAACTGGAGTGAACCGATTTATACGATTCAAGATCGTTCTATTTATGAAGACTGGTATTTTGCTTATGTAAATAAAAATTTAGGTAGAATTTCAAGCTTAGAGTTCAAGATTTATGAAGATCTTGTTGATAATATGTTGGAAGAACTGCAGGAATTACCTAAGAAGGCACCAGATCTAATGGTTTACTTAAAAGGGTCCTTTGATACGGTCATTGACCGGATCATGGCCCGCGGTAGAAGCTTTGAGATTAACCCTGAGCTGAAAGAGTACTACTTTGAAGTATGGAAGGGTTATGATGAGTGGGTAATGAACCAGTATGCCGCAAGTGAAGTCCTAGTGATTGACATGGACACGACGGATGTTGTGAAGAGTCAAGCGGATGCCGAAAGAGTATGTCGTGAAGTAGATGAAAAATTAAAAGCAATTCTTAATCTAACAGAAGCACATATTGGTTAA
- the serS gene encoding serine--tRNA ligase, with the protein MLDIKVLRANFAEVKEKLQNRGEDLTDLGRFEELDLKRRELIVESEKLKSKRNEVTQQVAALKREKQDADHLIKEMREVGDQIKALDDELRGVEETLEMLLLRIPNIPHESVPVGETEDDNIEIRQWGKVRDFEFEAKPHWDIADHLGILDFERAGKVTGSRFVFYKGLGARLERALMSFMLDLHVDEHGYTEILPPYLVNRTSMMGTGQLPKFEEDAFLIESEDYFLIPTAEVPVTNYHRDEILSGEDLPIRFAAYSACFRSEAGSAGRDTRGLIRQHQFNKVELVKFVKPEDSYEELEKLTNDAERVLQLLELPYRVLSMCTGDLGFTAAKKYDIEVWIPSYGTYREISSCSNFEAFQARRANIRFRRYPKAKPEHVHTLNGSGLAIGRTVAAILENYQQDDGSVIIPTVLRPYMGNRDVIKPM; encoded by the coding sequence ATGCTGGATATTAAAGTCCTAAGAGCAAATTTTGCTGAAGTTAAAGAAAAACTTCAAAACCGTGGAGAAGATCTAACCGATCTTGGCCGCTTCGAAGAACTAGACCTAAAGAGACGAGAACTAATCGTAGAATCTGAAAAACTAAAAAGCAAACGAAATGAAGTAACACAGCAAGTAGCAGCTTTAAAGCGTGAAAAGCAGGATGCTGACCACTTGATTAAAGAGATGCGTGAGGTAGGCGATCAAATTAAAGCGCTTGATGACGAGCTTCGCGGAGTAGAAGAAACACTAGAAATGTTACTTCTAAGAATCCCAAATATCCCTCATGAAAGTGTACCCGTCGGGGAAACAGAAGATGACAATATAGAAATCAGACAATGGGGCAAGGTACGTGACTTTGAATTCGAAGCAAAGCCGCACTGGGACATTGCTGATCATTTGGGGATCCTTGATTTTGAACGTGCAGGCAAAGTAACAGGAAGCCGTTTTGTTTTCTACAAAGGATTAGGAGCGCGTTTAGAGCGTGCGTTAATGAGCTTCATGCTCGACTTGCATGTGGATGAACATGGCTACACTGAAATCCTACCGCCATACTTGGTGAATCGCACAAGCATGATGGGAACAGGGCAATTGCCAAAGTTTGAAGAGGATGCCTTCTTGATTGAGAGCGAAGATTATTTCCTTATTCCAACGGCAGAAGTACCTGTTACAAACTATCACCGTGATGAGATTTTAAGTGGGGAAGACCTTCCAATCCGCTTTGCTGCCTATAGCGCATGCTTCCGTTCTGAGGCTGGCTCTGCAGGTCGTGATACAAGAGGGTTAATCCGTCAGCATCAATTTAATAAGGTGGAACTTGTAAAGTTTGTGAAGCCAGAGGATTCTTATGAGGAGCTTGAAAAGCTGACAAATGATGCTGAACGAGTATTACAATTATTGGAGCTTCCATACCGTGTGTTAAGCATGTGCACGGGTGACCTTGGGTTTACGGCTGCGAAGAAATACGATATTGAAGTATGGATTCCTAGCTATGGGACGTACCGTGAGATTTCTTCTTGCAGTAATTTTGAAGCATTCCAAGCGAGACGAGCAAATATCCGTTTCCGTCGTTATCCAAAAGCCAAGCCCGAACATGTTCACACATTAAATGGCTCTGGTCTTGCGATTGGCCGCACGGTCGCCGCAATATTAGAGAATTACCAGCAAGACGACGGCAGTGTCATCATACCAACTGTATTACGTCCATACATGGGGAACCGTGACGTAATTAAGCCAATGTAA
- the pdxT gene encoding pyridoxal 5'-phosphate synthase glutaminase subunit PdxT translates to MIKIGVLALQGAVREHIRPLEACGVEAVAVKRKEELQELDGLILPGGESTAMRRLIDKYDFMDALKDFAHSGKPMFGTCAGLILLAKQLVGYNEPHIGVMDIQVERNSFGRQVDSFEADLAIKDVAETFPAVFIRAPHIVEAGEDVEILCKHNDRIVAARDRQFLGCSFHPELTDDHRITAYFVEMVKEAKQKQFV, encoded by the coding sequence ATGATTAAGATCGGTGTTCTCGCTTTACAAGGAGCGGTCCGGGAACATATTCGGCCACTTGAGGCCTGCGGTGTAGAGGCTGTTGCTGTTAAACGAAAGGAAGAGTTACAAGAATTAGATGGTCTTATTCTTCCTGGTGGAGAAAGCACAGCAATGCGGCGACTGATTGATAAATATGATTTCATGGATGCGTTAAAGGATTTTGCCCACAGCGGGAAACCAATGTTTGGTACATGCGCGGGCCTCATATTATTAGCTAAGCAACTAGTCGGTTATAATGAACCTCACATCGGTGTCATGGACATTCAGGTGGAGCGGAACTCCTTCGGCCGACAAGTGGACAGCTTCGAAGCGGACCTTGCAATTAAGGATGTAGCGGAGACCTTCCCAGCGGTGTTTATTCGTGCGCCGCACATTGTTGAGGCGGGTGAAGATGTGGAAATCCTATGCAAGCATAATGACCGCATTGTGGCCGCACGGGACAGGCAATTTCTCGGATGTTCCTTTCATCCTGAATTAACGGATGATCATCGCATTACCGCTTACTTTGTTGAGATGGTAAAGGAAGCCAAACAAAAGCAATTTGTGTAG
- the pdxS gene encoding pyridoxal 5'-phosphate synthase lyase subunit PdxS: MKTGTELVKRGMAEMQKGGVIMDVVNAEQAKIAEEAGAVAVMALERVPSDIRAAGGVARMADPRIVEEVLNAVSIPVMAKARIGHIVEARVLEAMGVDYIDESEVLTPADEEYHLYKSDFTVPFVCGCRDLGEAARRIGEGASMLRTKGEPGTGNIVEAVRHIRKVNAQVRKVVGMNEDELMTEAKLLGAPFELLLEIKRLGRLPVVNFAAGGVATPADAALMMQLGADGVFVGSGIFKSENPAKFARAIVEATTHYQDYKLIAELSKDLGTPMKGIEISSLAPEARMQERGW, from the coding sequence ATGAAAACAGGTACAGAACTCGTAAAACGTGGTATGGCTGAAATGCAAAAAGGCGGCGTCATTATGGACGTTGTGAATGCTGAGCAGGCAAAAATTGCTGAAGAAGCAGGTGCAGTAGCAGTAATGGCTTTAGAGCGTGTGCCTTCAGATATCCGTGCAGCTGGTGGAGTGGCAAGGATGGCTGACCCAAGAATAGTTGAAGAGGTACTTAATGCTGTTTCAATCCCTGTCATGGCTAAAGCAAGAATTGGTCATATTGTGGAAGCTAGAGTGCTTGAGGCGATGGGTGTTGATTATATCGATGAAAGTGAAGTATTAACTCCTGCTGACGAAGAGTACCATTTATATAAAAGTGATTTTACTGTTCCGTTTGTTTGCGGTTGCCGTGACCTTGGTGAGGCAGCGCGCCGTATTGGTGAAGGTGCCTCTATGCTTCGTACAAAGGGTGAGCCAGGAACGGGTAATATCGTTGAAGCGGTTCGTCACATCCGTAAGGTAAACGCACAAGTTCGTAAAGTAGTGGGAATGAATGAAGATGAGCTAATGACGGAAGCAAAGCTTTTAGGTGCTCCATTTGAATTACTACTTGAAATTAAGCGTCTTGGACGTCTCCCAGTTGTTAACTTCGCAGCAGGCGGTGTAGCAACACCAGCAGATGCAGCACTTATGATGCAGCTTGGTGCGGACGGTGTGTTTGTTGGGTCAGGTATCTTCAAATCTGAAAACCCTGCTAAGTTTGCAAGAGCAATTGTGGAAGCAACTACTCACTACCAAGACTATAAATTAATTGCTGAACTTTCAAAGGATCTTGGAACACCAATGAAAGGGATTGAAATTTCTTCACTAGCACCAGAAGCACGCATGCAAGAAAGAGGATGGTAA
- a CDS encoding serine hydrolase yields the protein MAMIMFFSLFAGVNQAKAEAALNVNADGAILVDAETGKVLYEQNADSVLGVASMTKMMTEYLLLEAVKKGKVKWDQEYSVSDLVYKNSHDRSLSNVPLRADGKYTIRELYEAMAIYSANSATIAIAETIGGSEANFVKMMNDKAKQLGLKDYKFVNSTGLNNRDYHGQHPEGTGPEDENVMSPRAVAKLAFHLINDFPEVLKTASTPTKMFREGTDDQIKMDNWNWMLPKLVYGYQGMDGLKTGTTDFAGYCFTGTASRDGKRFITVVQNAKDASGKGGYKARFDETRKMMDYAFSNYTKEQIVPKHYQVKGHKTLPITKGKEDQVKIYTKSAISMVVLNGEKKSYKPVLVLDKKKVNKDGEITAPVKKGETVGYLTVEPKNGDKVSFLTEEGQKKIKVDVIAAKDVEKANWFVLMMRGIGNFFGDVWHGISSTVKGWF from the coding sequence ATGGCAATGATTATGTTTTTTAGCCTATTTGCTGGTGTAAACCAGGCTAAGGCAGAAGCAGCGTTAAATGTAAATGCTGATGGTGCCATATTAGTTGATGCAGAAACAGGTAAGGTTCTATATGAACAAAATGCTGACAGTGTTTTAGGGGTTGCCAGCATGACTAAAATGATGACAGAATATCTTTTACTTGAAGCGGTTAAGAAAGGCAAAGTGAAATGGGATCAGGAGTATTCAGTAAGTGATCTTGTTTATAAGAACTCCCATGACAGAAGTCTTTCGAATGTGCCATTAAGAGCAGATGGGAAATATACCATCCGTGAATTATATGAAGCAATGGCTATTTATTCTGCAAATAGTGCAACCATTGCAATAGCAGAAACTATTGGCGGATCAGAAGCAAACTTTGTAAAAATGATGAATGACAAAGCCAAACAATTAGGATTGAAGGATTATAAATTCGTCAACTCTACGGGTTTAAATAACCGAGATTACCATGGGCAGCATCCTGAAGGAACAGGTCCTGAGGATGAGAACGTAATGTCTCCACGTGCTGTTGCAAAATTAGCGTTTCATTTAATTAATGATTTCCCTGAAGTGTTAAAAACGGCTAGCACGCCGACGAAAATGTTCAGAGAAGGCACGGACGATCAAATTAAGATGGATAACTGGAACTGGATGCTTCCAAAGTTAGTTTACGGTTATCAAGGAATGGACGGGCTTAAGACGGGTACCACTGACTTTGCAGGGTATTGCTTCACAGGTACCGCGAGCCGGGATGGAAAACGATTTATTACTGTTGTACAAAATGCTAAGGACGCCAGTGGAAAAGGTGGCTACAAAGCACGTTTTGATGAAACAAGAAAAATGATGGATTATGCATTTAGTAATTATACAAAAGAACAGATTGTTCCTAAACATTATCAAGTAAAAGGACATAAGACGCTCCCTATCACTAAAGGAAAAGAAGACCAAGTGAAAATTTATACGAAGTCAGCTATTAGCATGGTTGTCCTCAACGGTGAAAAGAAGAGCTACAAACCAGTTCTAGTTCTAGATAAGAAAAAGGTTAATAAAGATGGAGAAATTACTGCACCAGTAAAAAAAGGTGAAACAGTTGGATATTTAACTGTAGAACCTAAAAATGGTGATAAAGTTTCTTTCTTAACAGAAGAGGGACAAAAGAAAATCAAAGTGGATGTCATTGCTGCAAAAGATGTAGAAAAAGCAAATTGGTTTGTCCTAATGATGCGTGGGATTGGCAATTTCTTTGGTGATGTTTGGCACGGAATTTCTTCAACCGTAAAAGGTTGGTTTTAA
- the guaB gene encoding IMP dehydrogenase gives MWESKFVKEGLTFDDVLLIPGKSEVLPRDVSLQVELSPSVKLNIPIISAGMDTVTESEMAISMARQGGLGIIHKNMTIEQQAEQVEKVKRSESGVITDPFFLTPEHQVFDAEHLMGKYRISGVPIVNTLEEQKLIGIITNRDLRFIQDQDYSFKIADVMTKENLVTAPVGTTLKEAEKILQRYKIEKLPLVNEQGVLKGLITIKDIEKVIEFPNSAKDKQGRLLAGAAVGVTSDTMKRVDMLVKANVDVIVVDTAHGHSKGVLDTVKEIRVAHPELTIIAGNVATAEATRDLIEAGADVVKVGIGPGSICTTRVVAGVGVPQITAVYDCATEAMKHGKTIIADGGIKYSGDIVKALAAGGHAVMLGSLLAGVSESPGETEIFQGRRFKVYRGMGSVAAMEKGSKDRYFQEDNKKFVPEGIEGRIPYKGPLSETVYQLIGGLRAGMGYCGTKDLEELRTKAQFIKMTGAGLRESHPHDVQITKEAPNYSL, from the coding sequence ATGTGGGAAAGTAAATTTGTAAAAGAAGGTTTAACGTTTGATGATGTATTATTAATTCCAGGTAAGTCCGAGGTTCTACCAAGAGATGTCAGTCTGCAAGTGGAGCTATCACCAAGTGTAAAGCTCAATATTCCGATTATTAGTGCTGGAATGGACACAGTAACCGAATCAGAGATGGCCATTTCTATGGCACGTCAAGGCGGTTTAGGTATTATCCATAAAAACATGACGATTGAGCAGCAGGCAGAACAGGTGGAAAAGGTTAAGAGATCAGAAAGTGGAGTCATTACCGATCCATTTTTTCTAACACCAGAACATCAAGTATTTGATGCCGAACATTTAATGGGGAAATATCGAATCTCAGGTGTACCCATTGTTAATACCCTCGAAGAACAAAAACTAATAGGTATTATTACTAATAGAGATTTACGTTTCATCCAGGATCAGGATTATTCCTTTAAAATCGCAGATGTGATGACAAAGGAAAATCTTGTAACAGCTCCAGTAGGAACCACATTGAAAGAGGCAGAAAAGATTCTACAACGGTATAAAATTGAGAAACTTCCGCTCGTAAATGAACAGGGCGTATTAAAAGGATTAATTACAATCAAAGATATTGAAAAAGTCATTGAATTCCCAAATTCAGCGAAAGACAAACAAGGACGTTTATTAGCTGGAGCAGCGGTAGGGGTAACTAGTGACACCATGAAGCGTGTGGATATGCTTGTGAAGGCCAATGTAGATGTCATTGTAGTGGATACAGCCCACGGCCATTCTAAGGGTGTTCTCGATACTGTGAAGGAAATTAGAGTGGCTCATCCTGAATTGACTATTATTGCAGGGAATGTGGCAACAGCGGAAGCGACAAGGGATTTAATTGAAGCAGGAGCTGATGTGGTTAAGGTAGGAATTGGACCAGGCTCCATTTGTACAACAAGGGTTGTAGCAGGTGTAGGTGTGCCGCAAATTACTGCTGTTTACGATTGTGCAACAGAAGCAATGAAGCATGGAAAGACAATAATTGCTGATGGTGGAATTAAATATTCAGGAGATATCGTAAAGGCCTTAGCTGCAGGCGGACATGCAGTCATGTTAGGAAGTCTTTTGGCTGGGGTATCGGAAAGTCCAGGGGAAACAGAAATTTTCCAAGGGCGCCGCTTTAAGGTATATCGTGGAATGGGCTCTGTGGCTGCGATGGAAAAGGGGTCAAAAGATCGTTATTTCCAAGAAGACAACAAAAAGTTTGTGCCTGAAGGAATTGAAGGAAGGATTCCTTATAAGGGACCATTATCAGAGACGGTTTATCAGCTAATTGGTGGTCTTAGAGCGGGAATGGGATATTGTGGGACAAAGGACCTTGAAGAATTAAGAACAAAAGCGCAGTTCATTAAGATGACAGGTGCAGGATTAAGAGAAAGTCATCCACATGATGTTCAAATTACAAAAGAGGCACCTAACTATTCTTTATAA
- a CDS encoding YaaC family protein — MDIHYKGWKSYSSFFSAEYCQRYLKNSYQKRQIDNPEQKSYENGYAFLYYLEHGKIYYEQAEKSPLILKPILLFYGLVHLIKACILTTDPSYPETTAVLAHGVSTRKRKKQNYLFFQDEVKVQKNGLFPFMSEKLFHMKQLEGEKVIMEELLQLIPELDDLFYLLLGKRTFVQLDHVGKQLTIPDSVLDSYHMTESRLKEFLASKFNHSIEFSNEGLSFTMGSTSAKSPLKLNLENQCYVLPLHKGNLFDFPELLVHYLLLYNLSMIARYETEWWSELTKMMPNQDYPFINSFLDVTLQKGPFLIYQYLMR, encoded by the coding sequence TTGGATATTCACTATAAGGGTTGGAAAAGCTATTCTAGTTTCTTTTCAGCAGAGTATTGTCAGCGCTATTTAAAAAACAGCTATCAAAAGCGTCAAATAGATAATCCTGAACAAAAAAGCTACGAAAACGGATATGCCTTTCTCTATTATCTTGAGCATGGAAAAATATATTATGAGCAGGCGGAAAAATCTCCTCTTATTTTAAAGCCAATTTTACTATTTTATGGACTTGTCCATTTAATTAAGGCTTGTATATTAACAACCGACCCTTCTTATCCCGAAACAACAGCTGTGCTAGCACATGGAGTTTCGACGAGGAAAAGGAAAAAGCAAAATTACCTTTTTTTTCAGGATGAAGTAAAAGTGCAAAAAAATGGACTTTTCCCCTTCATGTCTGAAAAATTGTTTCACATGAAACAATTAGAAGGGGAGAAAGTCATAATGGAGGAATTACTACAGCTTATACCGGAATTAGATGATTTATTCTATTTACTTTTAGGGAAACGGACATTTGTCCAATTAGATCACGTTGGCAAGCAATTAACCATTCCGGATAGCGTTCTGGACTCTTATCATATGACCGAGAGCAGGCTAAAGGAATTTCTCGCCTCTAAGTTTAACCATTCGATTGAGTTTTCTAATGAGGGACTTTCGTTTACAATGGGCTCTACTTCAGCGAAATCACCACTAAAATTGAATTTGGAGAACCAATGCTATGTACTGCCATTGCATAAAGGAAATCTTTTTGATTTTCCAGAGCTGCTTGTACATTATTTATTGCTTTATAATTTAAGTATGATTGCTCGTTACGAAACCGAATGGTGGAGTGAATTGACCAAAATGATGCCCAACCAAGACTATCCTTTTATCAACTCATTTCTTGATGTAACCCTCCAAAAAGGACCGTTTTTAATTTATCAGTATCTGATGAGATAA